Genomic window (Vespa velutina chromosome 16, iVesVel2.1, whole genome shotgun sequence):
ACTTATTTAAGTTTTTCAAGAATTACTTTCACCTTTAGTATtctatatgaaagaaaacaaatatttatatgttataacacaatatatatattaaatatacaaaatataaatgcataatatgaaaattaactTTGATAACAATAAATCCTTCTAACTCATTTTTTGaagtataaagataaatacgtatgcatttaatagatataacgataaattgACGATTACATTctcaataaaatacaaatatgtttattcttaataaaaacatttatataaataacctATTTTATTTCGACTTCTTACAGATATGTATTCTACTGTAACTTTTTCATTGAGATACATTTAAAATCAGgtatttattaagattttaaataaatataataataaaaataataataaaaaaagaaggaaagaaaaaaaaagaaaaaagcataattttctaaaagtaGAAATTGTATGCTACACAAAATGCCTTCATTGTATACCTTCTTAAGGCGTTCTTCGGAACGAGGAGAGGATTCGAAAAACGAGCTTAATAGTATTTAGGTTTAACCTAATTGATAAACATTCATTACATATGattgaattttttacattattacacTTATCTGTACTTAATATTTTGATacactttttataatataattttaaaaagaaaaataatcagcCACACAATATAACTATCGAAATATATAGGGGTCATAACAATGACTGTTAGAACCGCCAAGTTCTAATGTAAAAGACTCCTGCAAATTTTAGTTCAGTCTATAGAAACCTAGGTGGTGCAGTGATACGTCAGtaggctatatatatatacatactcatattatattgggttggcaactaagtaATTGCGGATTTTGTCAATAGATGGactttatactttcttttgttaaatccgcaatcacttagttgccaacccaataccatatgtatttataatttgttaagATAAGCTGCaacaaatatatactatatatatatatatatatatgtttgtagtACACTTCGGTTAAATGATGTAGTTTGAAATTAATGTTGTTTTCTGTATAACTTTCGAAATGTACTACTAGGTAGCGCTTCGATCATTGTGTTTATACTATTagctatttttattactactgGTTTAATGCTTTAATctgttacaataaaaattaaacataaacaataaatattttttactccttttttatatgcaaactaaaatggatattattttaacttacaattataaaaataatatttttgagaattatatgaaataaaattattacatatcaaGATTTCttacataaatttatgtttaatttattcgtcTGTTCCGAATAATATTTGCTTATCTCTAAAATTAAGTGAAAAATATAGtatcacacatatatatatatatttaattatattgttatttttaaatatgtacaatataaaaatgaaattaaagaattgGATTGAATTAATCAAATCTGAAAAGTTACAGGAAATAATAGAAGATGTTAAGGTAAgctaaattaaatttatttttatgcttaaatatttgtttacattataaatttaatagttacttgtatatatactttataacaatttacgatctatattatatatcgtttgtaataagattttatatttcactatttctaattttattaaaatatgttttcgTAAGTGTGTAACATAGTttgtgtttataaaaatttgatttttcagactaatcattattttcaatccaATGGAAATTCAAATATGTCTAACAAAGATGCCTTTAAGTTGCTCTTATATTTGGCTCATACCGCAAGTAAATGTGATAAACAGAGTTATGAGATAGGTAAAAGTATTGCTGAATTAACTATCTTATTATGttctaatttattaacaatccCTGATAATGAGAGATTTATTTCAagtttatatcatataactCGTTGTTTATTAGTAATGCATTTATATGAAGAAGCTGAAAATGTatgttcatttttaattcaagAAAATTTTGATTGCTCTGGAGATAAatccaatgaaatttttttacaattattatatttgtggCACGATTCTGCAGATAAAATGTTTGTTATCTTGCAAGAACAACCAcagcataaaaaaaattatgacaaatttaaaaacattataaataatgaattgcGAATAACTAAAAAAGCTTATAAAAACAATGCAaagtatattttgaaaaaattagatatatatctaaaaaaagttataacaattagaaatacatcaaataaatatattgatgattttattaaatacatattacatcaagaatacaaaaatatgtcaatagataaaaatgacaaatatcaaatttatcattttatattatgcattattagtaaaataatttgtgtaaaaattaatgaagatGATATAAAGTATGTAATACAGATTTTAGAAAATGcatctaaatattttaagaatatgaTAGACGAAGAATGTTGCCAAAGTTTTCTACATTTTAAGACTACATGTATTACGTTATTACAACCAGCTAAAGAATTAACAAAATCTACTTCTAAACATCTAAAGAATTTGACAAGTCAATACGATGAAATTGTAAAAGAATATGGATATGCAAATACAGTCATATTTACCACATCaacttttattgatatatttgaacatttatttatgtattggGAAAGAGGTTTAAAGTTAGGAAATAAGCAATTTCTTAATACTTTGTACGAAACCATGGAGTTTATAGTTCGGATAAGTACTATCTTAATGAATACGGTATTAGAAAAATGTACATGTACCAATGAATGTACAGTTAAAAcagatttatataatgttatagcATTGAAAgctaaatgtataatattagtTAGTAAACTGTCCCCGAAAGATTTACcagaaaatatttgtagaCTTGCAAACAATTTtatggaagaaaatatatcttctcttagagaaatgaaagaaagtaatTGTAAACATTGGACAACCTTATGGTCTATGTGTGGAAGATTACTTTACAATATGGGAGCAACATCTGAATCTTTTTATGATGAAAGttcatcatttatttcattattatgttctagtattatttattttgaaggAATACATTGTGAAAGTTCATATCTAAAACTTACAAATCCTATTTGTGTTGCTTTATATAGATTaagtaatattcattataataatgccATGTATAGGGAAGCAATGACTGTATCAGCATTACATGGATTATTAAGTTATAAGGACAAGAATTCAAAGGCATTTAAAATGTGGGCGAGtattaaacataaaataataaaaacctctccaaatcttataaaaatgtcTATGATATCGTGTTTGCAAGctgatagaaaaaatatagaagaaattGGTTTCCATATTAACTTATCAAAGTATAATCTTATAGAGTTGTGTTTAAGTGAAGCAAAAGGTTTGAAAACTGcaaaaattaatctatttgAAGCGTTTGATACTgtgttaaaagaattaaagattttaaaagcTACTATTAAACAACGTGCATGTGTCATACAATTGCTGGGATATCATCTGATACATATACGAGAAAATTATACATCAGATAGATTCAAAGATACACTTTCTGAATTAGAATTATTGGAACAAAAatctatcgatattttatgtCTAAAAGcaaatttagaattttttatatttgtaaatgaaTTGCATATTTCCAATGAACACACCCAGATAGAAATGAATAACACAAAATTTGCTTTGAATGCTCCAAAGCTGTCAGATAATGAAGGAAATTATGTAGTACCAGCATATaccaaaataaatatcaaagaagaTCTACGTCTTAtgcaatttttacaaaaatcgtTAAAAACATGGGATGACATTGAACAAAATATTGTAAGTTCTTTATtgtatactaataatatttatgaaaaataaatatataaaatgttacattattactaatatattgatttttaaaaattgatacaGACTGATGTAGCTCAAGGTTGGGAACCATTATTGACATtacatatattgattataGCTGCTGAGTATTCTAGATTATATCGTTATGAAGAATGTGAATTAAGAGCATGGAATCTTGCAATTAAATTGGCAGCTGAATTGAACAATGATGATGCATTCATTTATGGTATGTAATTGGATAATTACTTAGTATCAAagcaaaatttaatataatctatgtatatatatctatattatgaaaaatatataaataagtattccATCATAGTTACTGGTCGTAGCCTTTCTTTAcgtcaaataaattataaatggaTTGCCCAGGCTAAGGAATATGCtgctaatttaaaaaattctgttGATGAAATTAAAGCTCATTCAATTGCTGTATTTTGGATCAGTTTGgcagatttttattttgaatgtGGCGAAGTAAGTATATCCATTAAAGTATGTAAATATGATATGCTAAAAgtagaagatatttttcttttacagtgtACAATAGCTAGAAAATTACTGGATGATGCTAGATTCCTGCCAGGAATTTCGTTCCAAAAAAATACtgctatatatttatacagttTAGATACAATCCTTCGTAATTGtcattcttataaaaaaaacatggaACAAGAGGAATATACTTCATACATTATCGAAAGTTTTTATTCCTTGATATGTTTGACAGACAATTTGGTTGGAACAAAATGTAAGACTATTGCATAAAATGTACTTTTATTagtttccatattttttttatttttatgttttgtttatttataggGATGAATCcagataaatatctttttagttatgacatattattttcatctacTATTAATATGTCTATACAAATAAACAGTTTATTGTCATTTAGAGAAATTACTGCGCATTTAGTGCAAAGATTAAAATCAGCACAAGCTTTAGGAGCAACCATACGTACCgcagaaatattaaaatctctttgttttattgatttatcacGTTCACATTTGGATGATTGTGAAGTGAAACTTCAAGGTCTTGAGCATATCTTAGACATTGAAACTATTAAGCTGTCAATGAGTACTGAATTGAAACAAACAACATCGTCAAATCGTTTAATAGATCCTGTAAGAGATACGATGCAAAATGATACTTCACCAAttttgagaagaaaaatttttaattcaccAGAGTTTTGCTTACATCATAATTGTACATGTACATTATGTCAACATGtacaatatcaatatttagTGTTTGCTACTACACATATTAGAGCACAATTATATGCATCACAAAATAATGTTGCAGCTTCACTTGAACATTTTCATGGAGCCTTTCAAATGAAACAAAAGCTTTTTAAAGTAGAAAAACCTATGTTGTCAAAAAACACTTTAGAGGAGAGTAATGACATAAAAAAGTTCTCTTGGCAAActcgtttatatataactgattatatacttttacttTTGCATTTTAGTTGTTTCATGAAAACTTATATACCATTGCGAAAAAACGAAGCTTTAAATATCGCTTTATTAGCAGTTAATATATGTGAAGCACATAATATAGAAAGTCATCCGATATACATATCTGCTAAagaattagtatataaatatcagtTTGAGGAAATTATCACAGCCCAGGATTAttcaagtaaatattttacatataatactTAATGATATACATTCAGTATTTTAACTTcctatattaatgataactaTTTTATGTGTTGCAGCATTTACAGTTCCAAACGCATGTGATATTGACataagtaaatttataattcaaaaaaaattaaaacagaaaatatGTACCACACCTATTACTCATAACCATCTTAAGAAGTCTATACCTATTCGTCGCAATAAAACGCCACCAttgttaaaattgaaaaaaattaacatagaTTTAAGTGATGAAGAGAATGACAATTCTCCTTGTAAATTAGAAGATGAATGTAAAACACCAGTTTCTCACATTAAAtcagtaagaagaaaaattttcgaagaagaatATTTGGAAAAGACTAATGTGCCAAATAAAAAAGCTATATCTATGGAAGACAAATCAGTGTCAGTTTTCGAAACGGGTACAGATGCAGAAAAAACTGAAGATATatccataaaaaatattattaccaaGGTTGCTCCATTAGTGCCAGATATTTCAGatcatttaaacaaaattgcACATAATCTAGATATACCTGTAACAAATGAAGCTGTAAAAGAATTGTTTGAAATGGTAGATAATTTGGAAATAAATTCACGTATACCAAAAAGAAGATTACGCAATAAAAGTGTATCGCATTCAAATGTATCATCTTCTGATACAGAAGTAAAGGATACAATCGCATTGTTTAAAAAGATAGTTATTTCGGAAGTTGCAACTAatgatgatattttaaatgtaaaacatACAATACCAACGATCGTTATTGATAATACGGAAACAGCTGCGATTTCTCATAAATctaaacaaatagaaaatataattgcaaatgaaaaaaatccaAAGGGAACAGTTGTGTTAAATACTGAAAGTGACATATCAAACGTGAATAAATCTCAAACAAGAGTTACTAGAAGTACTAGATCTATGAAATCCACCACTGTTAATAAACCAACAATTAcctcaatgaaaaaaaaatcttctatCAGATGAAACAAAAGATACTTGTAGAGAAATTtttactaaaaaaataaattacattaaaattgaattttatacatGTTGTTATATAAACCGAACTCAATAGTAACTATTAAAACAGTATAAATGTTAATGttgtattaacaaataaagtaatataattagttattataattccTAATGATCTTTATGTTAGGTAATAAATACctttttctaactttttttcaaaatatttattaaaatatttcgcacttatttatttacaagtaTCGCAAACAAAATATAAGCAACTTACAAATGATACAtaccataataattaatcatactTAGAATAATCACTTTGAATTACTTTCGTCATCTTCTTATTTTGtgcgaaaaatattttataaatattcactaATCTCTTGTcccaattaaatattttacaagccCACTTCAACATCGttttaataacataaaattttatttcataaattctaAAGATCTTATTATTCCTACATATCacacaaatttcttttatcatataatatgactcatacgaataaataaaccTCTTGTAATTAAGTAGATATCATAAAATCacttataattaatagaaatacttTTCAGTTTATTAAACTCGTTATTAATgcaaaaaaatgtttgaaaagtACATTTTCCTTAATTTGTCATATATTGTTTGGAATGTTACCATCAAAatcaaatgtatttatttaaaagaaatatttttatttaaaaaaaataaacattataggggaaaaaaaaatattttcatatatccaaacatattatataacaaatagtGTTTGTAAATATACGCAAAGGTAATCGATTATGgtgtacaatataaaataaaagtaacttGTTTGTCAAAAATTCAtcattatatttgaatattaaacaTCTATGATTTTTCGTATCATTAagtactttaaaatatttaaatctattttttataatatgatcATAGTAAAGTATTAcctgaaattttatttttgttttataaaattttgtttataataaatttttttattgttaattttcaagtttgtaaataataaaagaacatgtaatattttgtacttaataatattgaaaaattggaACTAAAATAGTTAATTTCACGTTATgattatacaaaagaaatgaatacataaaatcaattgcattatcatattataataagcTTTTCTTAAGATcaaaagtagagaaaatattgttgagacatatagtatacatacatttctTCGTATATGATACTGACTAATAtctattacaaaaatatttatgaaatgaaaaacaatattttcttgattcttttttatgaagaactatcttaaataaaaaataaatataatataaacttatGAAAAAGATGTAAAAGTTTActcaaaataattgtttatattttctctactttaataaatacttataataGGACAATGTAATTGACATAGTTAAtcttacatttttcaaaatgttgGAAATTACTGTAATTGTGGTAACATTCATGTTACTATTTCACTTAAAACTTTATATTGacataaatgattaaatttcaacaattataaaaaaatatgatatatagaatttttatcatgAGTTTAATGGCAATCTTATAAAGAATACTAGAAAACTTCAAAGAATTTGGTAttataagattataaattccatatacacacacacaaaagacatacatatatacgcatatatatgtatatatatgcgcatgcatgtatgtatagatgtacttatacacgtatatacgtgtgtatgtgtgtatagacaagtatatgttttatttataatgatatgtAATTATTGATCATagcgaataatttaatttttgtttataaacacGAACAAACTGCTCGGTTGGAATTAtaagaaatgtattttaataataaatgtgttaataaatcaatatgcTAAGAtcaatttatacaatttataagtAGTATTACTACAGACAATAGGATAACagcttataaaatataataggatGGCAGTTTATAAAGCAAAATACAGAAATTTATCCTTAATTAACAAAGTAATGTttcttaaatgaaaaagacgTATGAATCATATTTCACAACCTTGTAATgacaatcaaaaaaaaaaaaaaaaaaaaaaaacaaaaaaaaaagaaaaaagaaagaaagaaagaaagaaagaaaaactaaataatCATTGTGACAATGAAAAGTCATGACCTGTAATATAATCattacaaaaagataaaatcaaatagaaattatttcactATACCATTAACTAAGCAGTAGTGCCTGTAGTAATGCTTTTATTTACCATTTTTGTTGCTATACAAACAACCTTAATGAACATTATGTAATAGCAGGTAATCACAGTCTACAAATGGTTATAATTTAATGTAGGATGTATAAACTGATcgtctttttctacttttatatCTAAAACTTTAGCAGTTTCTTCTTGGGTTTTAGCTAATTCCATTAAAGCTAAAGCACCAAGccattttttattgtcttcTGGTAATGGTAATTTAGTTACACTATCTTCTTGTTTTATAACTACTTTAACATCTTTTTTACTTGCATCAATTAAAGCTGCTTTTGAGTTGACTTCTTTCACAGTGAGATTACTACCAGAGCTTCCAGCCAGCATCAAAACTGTTGGTCTTGTTTCATTTTGTATATTGTAAGAGTTTACTAGAGTATCTTCCAATGATATTTCATTCCGAATGATTTTTGTGTTTAATGGAGGTCTCTGAACCAATATTGTATCAGTTACATCACTGTTACCACCCACATCCCAATATTCAGTAGTTATTTcagtattaatatttcttatttcctgGACAATAGTGGTCTCAAGAGGTTTTAGATTAGATTGCAGAGAAGTATTACTATCCTGCAAAGAATCCCAAATTGTTTCTGTTGCTGTGTCTGTTACATTTGtagcttcttttatttcctgtggtattattattttggaaGATTCTTTACAAGTTTGTATATTCCAATCTGCTTGATTGGGGCTATAAGAAACAGTATTGTGTTctgtttctaattttttcacCGTTGTTTCATTCGATGCAGCTGAATAAGAAGTATCTGATATACTCCATTGTAAATTAGAGCACGGAGTTGATAGTTCATAtgtatttgatttttcatGGGTTTTACAAGTTGTCGACATACTATTGACTTTAGCATCCCAATTTAATGGTTTTGCTAATTGCTGTTCCAAGCAAGCTTCTCTTAACCATCGTTTTTTTGGTTGAAGTCTATCCAATGGGCGCCTTAATGGAGAAATAGCTAGTTTTAAAGTAGACAGATCTTCGTCCTCTGATGTTTGTAAAACTGTGCATGCTTCTGTTGGATCTTCATCTTGACTTTCTTCTTGACTGTCCTGACTTTCTCCACAATAAAATCTCTGATTTTGTAACTTACAATTTAAATTCTCCTGTTCACCAGCTGCATCCATCATCAAACCTTTTCTAGATTTAACTCTCTTATGATTTTCTGCTGTACTTTTCcatgtttttttcttacgttcaTTCTTCCCAGTTGGCgttctatcttctctttctctagacATTTTATATCGCTCTAACCATCGTGTTACATCATGAGATAATTCAGTGTTTTCCGAAACAGGTTTCAATACAAAATCATCAGATCTAGTTAAAGTAGCATAAGGGTGTTCAGGACAATGCCTATTTGCATGCGTAAATCTCATTTCACATCCAGGTTCAGTACATAAAAATGGTTTCTCTCCTGTATGTAAACGCTGATGAGTTTTTAATTGTCCTGATTGAGTAAATGCTTTTGTACAGCCAGGATAATCACATGGATATGGACGTTCCCCTGCAAAATGAAaaccatttttgtttttacttttttatatttataattctattagTTCAAACAATatagaagatattttaaattgtcATATAAAATACAGATAATAGATTATTAACATTTCATATCTTTCCAAAAATAATGTACATCCTATTAAGAACAATAGTCAACtatttgaaaaacaaagaaaaattgtttattacttGTTCGaacagataagaaaaattttattacatttaaatgttatataaatcatcatattaaaaaaatttcattcgctAATTTCTTAATCGTacgtttaaaacaaaataaacattttcttttagctCCGAGTACTAACAACAAAGAAGATAAGCATCATACTTTGTTTTGAGATACATAATCGTACACGTGCTATCAAATGAACACAAGCATATATACGTGCAACGATATAAACGTTTAATACTCTTCAAAGAACGATTGTAATTATGTGCTTTGTgaacataatatttatgacgCATTTTGCGAAAAAGTTGCCCTCCTCCATTACcatagagaataaaaagtgaaagagaggggagaaggacgagagaaagagagagagagagagagagagagagagagagagagggagggagggagggagggagggagggagagagagagagagagaaaggactcTCAACGGATTTAAAGCGCGCATGATGGCGTTTGGCGGGACGCGTGACCACGCGCTGCGCGTAACCGTCGCGCCAATATTTCGTACGAACGTTATAAAAACGCGCGACGCTATTGGAAATTCACCAATCGCaatagaagaaacgaaaagagtaAATTATCGAGGTATGAGGgaaatatgattttcttttagaagGATATTGAGAAAGACAAATTAATaaggaaaggggaaagaagaggagggaagggaagggaagggaagaaaaataagaacgtaCCCGTGTGCGTGCGTAAATGTGCTTGTAAACTCTTTTCTCGTGGAAAAACACGACTGCAATAGGTACATTTAATGCTACTGGGCGATGTGCTTCCTTGCTTCATAAGATTTGAAAGAGCATCCGCTCTCGGTCTACCACGTCGATGACTCTCAGATACCCCAGAACGAGATCTGGAACCGGCTCTGGCTGGAACCACGTTGTTTTCCCTATACTCCGGTGACGAGCATGAGCTACCCGGACTAAGATTAACATTTCTCGCTTCTTCACTCCAATTCCAAGGGTAAAGCATCGTGTCACTCATCGGTGGACTACAGGGTAACGCTTCCGCCAAGGATCGCGATTCACGTTCTGGCGTATGCAATTCCATTCCACCCTCTTTTTTCCACTTCACTTAGcactcttctcctttctcacgAGTTGCGACCACACGAAGCAGGAATTACGATGTTATACTTGCGCGACCTCTTCACCGCCGTTCACCGCGTGTCGCGTGCAACTATTAAACCGCCAAAATACAACTGTAATGGATGATGCCGCGACGCTACCTATGGGTGATCGTATAGCTGCACACACATACGCTCGCGcgccttctctctctgtacAGTCGAAAACAAAAGTGCTGTCTTCTTACTTCTCGattgttcgattaaaattaaaataatttccttACTCAATATtcagaaattgaaattgaattatctttaatacgTTTTCTGA
Coding sequences:
- the LOC124954750 gene encoding uncharacterized protein LOC124954750 isoform X1, which produces MYNIKMKLKNWIELIKSEKLQEIIEDVKTNHYFQSNGNSNMSNKDAFKLLLYLAHTASKCDKQSYEIGKSIAELTILLCSNLLTIPDNERFISSLYHITRCLLVMHLYEEAENVCSFLIQENFDCSGDKSNEIFLQLLYLWHDSADKMFVILQEQPQHKKNYDKFKNIINNELRITKKAYKNNAKYILKKLDIYLKKVITIRNTSNKYIDDFIKYILHQEYKNMSIDKNDKYQIYHFILCIISKIICVKINEDDIKYVIQILENASKYFKNMIDEECCQSFLHFKTTCITLLQPAKELTKSTSKHLKNLTSQYDEIVKEYGYANTVIFTTSTFIDIFEHLFMYWERGLKLGNKQFLNTLYETMEFIVRISTILMNTVLEKCTCTNECTVKTDLYNVIALKAKCIILVSKLSPKDLPENICRLANNFMEENISSLREMKESNCKHWTTLWSMCGRLLYNMGATSESFYDESSSFISLLCSSIIYFEGIHCESSYLKLTNPICVALYRLSNIHYNNAMYREAMTVSALHGLLSYKDKNSKAFKMWASIKHKIIKTSPNLIKMSMISCLQADRKNIEEIGFHINLSKYNLIELCLSEAKGLKTAKINLFEAFDTVLKELKILKATIKQRACVIQLLGYHLIHIRENYTSDRFKDTLSELELLEQKSIDILCLKANLEFFIFVNELHISNEHTQIEMNNTKFALNAPKLSDNEGNYVVPAYTKINIKEDLRLMQFLQKSLKTWDDIEQNITDVAQGWEPLLTLHILIIAAEYSRLYRYEECELRAWNLAIKLAAELNNDDAFIYVTGRSLSLRQINYKWIAQAKEYAANLKNSVDEIKAHSIAVFWISLADFYFECGECTIARKLLDDARFLPGISFQKNTAIYLYSLDTILRNCHSYKKNMEQEEYTSYIIESFYSLICLTDNLVGTKWMNPDKYLFSYDILFSSTINMSIQINSLLSFREITAHLVQRLKSAQALGATIRTAEILKSLCFIDLSRSHLDDCEVKLQGLEHILDIETIKLSMSTELKQTTSSNRLIDPVRDTMQNDTSPILRRKIFNSPEFCLHHNCTCTLCQHVQYQYLVFATTHIRAQLYASQNNVAASLEHFHGAFQMKQKLFKVEKPMLSKNTLEESNDIKKFSWQTRLYITDYILLLLHFSCFMKTYIPLRKNEALNIALLAVNICEAHNIESHPIYISAKELVYKYQFEEIITAQDYSTFTVPNACDIDISKFIIQKKLKQKICTTPITHNHLKKSIPIRRNKTPPLLKLKKINIDLSDEENDNSPCKLEDECKTPVSHIKSVRRKIFEEEYLEKTNVPNKKAISMEDKSVSVFETGTDAEKTEDISIKNIITKVAPLVPDISDHLNKIAHNLDIPVTNEAVKELFEMVDNLEINSRIPKRRLRNKSVSHSNVSSSDTEVKDTIALFKKIVISEVATNDDILNVKHTIPTIVIDNTETAAISHKSKQIENIIANEKNPKGTVVLNTESDISNVNKSQTRVTRSTRSMKSTTVNKPTITSMKKKSSIR
- the LOC124954750 gene encoding uncharacterized protein LOC124954750 isoform X2, coding for MIDEECCQSFLHFKTTCITLLQPAKELTKSTSKHLKNLTSQYDEIVKEYGYANTVIFTTSTFIDIFEHLFMYWERGLKLGNKQFLNTLYETMEFIVRISTILMNTVLEKCTCTNECTVKTDLYNVIALKAKCIILVSKLSPKDLPENICRLANNFMEENISSLREMKESNCKHWTTLWSMCGRLLYNMGATSESFYDESSSFISLLCSSIIYFEGIHCESSYLKLTNPICVALYRLSNIHYNNAMYREAMTVSALHGLLSYKDKNSKAFKMWASIKHKIIKTSPNLIKMSMISCLQADRKNIEEIGFHINLSKYNLIELCLSEAKGLKTAKINLFEAFDTVLKELKILKATIKQRACVIQLLGYHLIHIRENYTSDRFKDTLSELELLEQKSIDILCLKANLEFFIFVNELHISNEHTQIEMNNTKFALNAPKLSDNEGNYVVPAYTKINIKEDLRLMQFLQKSLKTWDDIEQNITDVAQGWEPLLTLHILIIAAEYSRLYRYEECELRAWNLAIKLAAELNNDDAFIYVTGRSLSLRQINYKWIAQAKEYAANLKNSVDEIKAHSIAVFWISLADFYFECGECTIARKLLDDARFLPGISFQKNTAIYLYSLDTILRNCHSYKKNMEQEEYTSYIIESFYSLICLTDNLVGTKWMNPDKYLFSYDILFSSTINMSIQINSLLSFREITAHLVQRLKSAQALGATIRTAEILKSLCFIDLSRSHLDDCEVKLQGLEHILDIETIKLSMSTELKQTTSSNRLIDPVRDTMQNDTSPILRRKIFNSPEFCLHHNCTCTLCQHVQYQYLVFATTHIRAQLYASQNNVAASLEHFHGAFQMKQKLFKVEKPMLSKNTLEESNDIKKFSWQTRLYITDYILLLLHFSCFMKTYIPLRKNEALNIALLAVNICEAHNIESHPIYISAKELVYKYQFEEIITAQDYSTFTVPNACDIDISKFIIQKKLKQKICTTPITHNHLKKSIPIRRNKTPPLLKLKKINIDLSDEENDNSPCKLEDECKTPVSHIKSVRRKIFEEEYLEKTNVPNKKAISMEDKSVSVFETGTDAEKTEDISIKNIITKVAPLVPDISDHLNKIAHNLDIPVTNEAVKELFEMVDNLEINSRIPKRRLRNKSVSHSNVSSSDTEVKDTIALFKKIVISEVATNDDILNVKHTIPTIVIDNTETAAISHKSKQIENIIANEKNPKGTVVLNTESDISNVNKSQTRVTRSTRSMKSTTVNKPTITSMKKKSSIR